The Chthoniobacterales bacterium genome segment CGAAAAGGCCACCTGATTTATGCCGACCAAAGCCACACTCGACATCCACGGACGCAAGGTGGACGTGACGAATCTCGACAAAATTTTCTATCCGAAGACGGGGTTCACCAAGGGCAATATCATCGACTATTACGTGCGGATTTCCCCGGTGCTGCTGCCGCATTTGAAGAACCGGGCGATCAGCTTGAAGCGTTATCCCAACGGTGTGGAGGGATTCTTTTTCTACGAGAAAAACGCCCCGAAAGGACGCCCGCCGTGGATCAAAACCACCAAGGTCCCGAAAGACAGCGGCGGCGAGATCAACTATTGCGTGATGAACGATCTGGCCGCGCTCGTCTGGGCGGCAAACCTGGCGGACCTGGAGTTGCATACCTTTCTGCACAAGGCACCCGCGCTGCAGCGGCCGACTTCCATCGCCTTCGATCTCGACCCCGGCCCGCCAGCGGACATTCTCACATGCAGCCAGGTCGGTCTCTGGCTGAAATCCATTTTCGACGCGCTCGGCATGGCCAGTTTTCCGAAGACCTCGGGATCGAAGGGATTGCAAGTTTACGTGCCGCTGAACACGCCTGTGACCTACGACAAAACGAAGGCCTTCGCGCTGCGGATCGCAGAAACGCTGGAGCAAAAATTCCCCGACCGCGTCGTTTCCAAGATGCTAAAAAGCCTGCGCACCGGCAAAGTGCTCGTCGATTGGAGCCAGAACGACGACAAGAAAACGACGGTGAATGTTTACTCGTTGCGGGCGAAAGATCACCCGACCGTATCGACGCCCGTGACTTGGGATGAAGTCACGCTGGCGCTGCGAAAGAAGAACCCGAATTTACTCACCTTCGAGTCCGAGCAAGTCCTGCAACGCGTCGCCGAGCAGGGCGATTTATTCGCCGAAGTCCTCACCCTCAAACAAAAACTCCCGCCCCTCACCGCCATCGCCGAGGCTGCGAAAACAATCTGAGTCGAGTCACGCACAGCGGCGAAACGCCCTATTCCTCGTTCCCAAACTCCCGTTTGGGAATGCCTTGTCCCCGAAACTCTGTTTCGCTTGGGCGACGCATCGGACCAAGGAAACTGGAGTTTCCTGAGCAAGTGCGTTCCCAAACAGGAGTTTGGGAACGAGGAGGAGGCGGACATCTGTTCCCGGTGCGAGTTAGAAAGAATCAATTTAGCCGCGCTTGCCGAGTTTCTTGCCAAATTTCATCCCTTTGGCCGCTGCCTTGTAGCTCACCGGTTGCCGCTTCGGCTCGATCTTGTCGATGCCGGCGCCGGCTTTGAGTTCCATGATCTGGTCGCGCAGGAGGGCGGCTTTTTCGTATTCCATGCTGGCACTGGCTTCCTGCATTTCGACTTCCAATTCCGTGAGGACTTCGCTCAGGTCGAAATCACCCGTCATTTCTCTCAGACTCGTCTCTTTTTTTCCACTCTTCAGAATGAGATGGAGCGATTCCTGAACGGCGCGGCGGACGCTCCTCGGCGTGATGTTGTGCTCGGTGTTGTAGGCGATTTGCCGGGCGCGGCGGTATTCGGTGACTTCGATGAGCCGCTGCATCGAGCCGGTGATGGTGTCGGCAAAAAGGATCACCTCGCCGTTGATGTGACGCGCCGCGCGTCCGGCCGTCTGAATGAGCGAAGTCTGCGAACGGAGGTAGCCTTCCTTGTCCGCGTCGAGAATGCATACCAGCGAGACTTCGGGCAGGTCGAGCCCTTCGCGGAGGAGATTGATGCCGACCAGCACGTCGAATTCGCCCGCCCTCAACGCCCGCAAAATCTCCACGCGCTCGATGGTGTCGATGTCGCTGTGCAGGTAGCGGACCTTGATCCCGAGGTCGCGAAAGTAGTCCGAGAGATCTTCCGCCGTCCGCTTGGTGAGCGTTGTCACGAGCACGCGCTCCTGTTTTTCAATGCGGACGCGGCAGAGTTCCAGCGT includes the following:
- the ligD gene encoding non-homologous end-joining DNA ligase — translated: MPTKATLDIHGRKVDVTNLDKIFYPKTGFTKGNIIDYYVRISPVLLPHLKNRAISLKRYPNGVEGFFFYEKNAPKGRPPWIKTTKVPKDSGGEINYCVMNDLAALVWAANLADLELHTFLHKAPALQRPTSIAFDLDPGPPADILTCSQVGLWLKSIFDALGMASFPKTSGSKGLQVYVPLNTPVTYDKTKAFALRIAETLEQKFPDRVVSKMLKSLRTGKVLVDWSQNDDKKTTVNVYSLRAKDHPTVSTPVTWDEVTLALRKKNPNLLTFESEQVLQRVAEQGDLFAEVLTLKQKLPPLTAIAEAAKTI